The Candidatus Liberimonas magnetica genome contains a region encoding:
- the kaiC gene encoding circadian clock protein KaiC, which translates to MSKSTKKLKVEKFELLKCPTGIQGVDEITFGGLPRERTTLVCGNAGCGKTLFAMEFLTRGTNEFNEPGVYMSFEENAEELTKNFSSLGFELNNLIKHKKLIIDHVFIERSEIEEAGEYDLEGLFVRLGHAIDSIGAKRVVLDTIEALFTGLNNENVLRAELRRLFRWLKTKGVTSIITGERGDKSLTRYGLEEYVADCVILLDHRVNEQISTRRFKIIKYRGSIHGSNEYPFLIDKKGLSVLPVTSLGLDYPVSSERISSGIKDLDGMLDNKGYYRGSAILVSGGSGTGKTSFVSHFADSVCSRGKKCIFFAFEESENQIIRDMGNIGINLKKWADKGLLRISASRPALYGLERHLVNAHNMINEFKPNVVVFDPISNLITSGTLIEAQAMLTRLIDFLKASQITLLMTDLFTIGDRAEQTEINISSLCDSWIKLLNIERGNERTRIISILKSRGMHHSNQIREFFITNNGVQINNGLKTKKAG; encoded by the coding sequence ATGTCTAAATCAACAAAAAAACTAAAAGTAGAGAAGTTTGAGTTGCTAAAGTGTCCGACCGGTATTCAGGGTGTGGATGAGATTACATTTGGCGGATTGCCTCGAGAACGGACTACGCTTGTGTGCGGTAACGCGGGGTGCGGGAAGACGCTATTTGCGATGGAATTTCTTACCCGCGGAACAAATGAGTTTAACGAGCCGGGTGTCTATATGTCATTTGAAGAAAATGCCGAAGAATTGACAAAGAATTTTTCTTCACTCGGATTTGAATTAAATAATCTTATAAAACACAAAAAATTGATCATTGATCATGTTTTCATTGAACGCAGTGAAATCGAGGAAGCAGGCGAGTATGATCTTGAAGGATTATTTGTAAGGCTGGGGCATGCGATCGATTCTATAGGCGCAAAACGGGTAGTGCTGGATACCATTGAAGCGCTCTTTACGGGATTAAACAATGAAAATGTCCTGAGAGCAGAACTAAGAAGGCTTTTCCGGTGGCTTAAGACGAAAGGTGTTACATCAATAATAACGGGCGAACGCGGCGATAAGAGCCTGACAAGATACGGCCTTGAGGAATATGTCGCCGATTGCGTTATTCTCCTGGACCATAGAGTAAATGAGCAGATCTCGACCAGGCGGTTTAAAATAATCAAATATCGCGGCTCAATACACGGGAGCAACGAATACCCGTTTTTGATCGACAAAAAAGGCCTATCAGTACTTCCTGTCACTTCATTAGGATTAGACTACCCTGTATCTTCTGAAAGAATTTCTTCCGGGATAAAAGACCTTGATGGTATGCTTGATAATAAAGGATATTATCGCGGCAGCGCCATTCTCGTTTCCGGCGGTTCAGGAACAGGAAAAACAAGTTTTGTCTCTCATTTCGCTGATTCGGTATGCAGCCGTGGAAAGAAATGCATCTTCTTTGCTTTTGAAGAGTCAGAAAATCAGATCATCCGAGATATGGGCAATATAGGTATCAACCTTAAAAAATGGGCAGATAAAGGCCTTTTAAGGATTTCGGCCTCTCGCCCCGCTCTTTACGGGCTGGAAAGGCACCTTGTGAATGCACACAATATGATAAATGAATTCAAGCCCAATGTTGTAGTGTTCGATCCAATATCTAATTTAATTACTTCAGGTACGCTCATCGAAGCGCAAGCAATGTTGACCCGGCTCATCGATTTTTTGAAGGCTTCTCAAATAACCCTTCTCATGACAGACCTGTTCACCATTGGGGATAGAGCCGAACAGACAGAAATAAATATCTCTTCTCTATGTGATTCCTGGATCAAACTGCTGAATATTGAAAGAGGCAATGAGCGCACCCGGATCATAAGCATCCTGAAATCACGCGGCATGCATCACTCTAATCAGATAAGGGAATTCTTTATAACTAATAACGGTGTGCAGATAAATAATGGCCTAAAAACCAAAAAGGCGGGCTAA
- the kaiB gene encoding circadian clock protein KaiB, producing the protein MAKQKERWMLRLYIAGQTVKSMAAFANIKKICEDHLKGKYSIKIIDILANPRLAKGDQILAIPTLVKRLPPPLRKIIGDFSNTQKVLIGLDIVPKT; encoded by the coding sequence ATGGCCAAACAAAAAGAAAGATGGATGTTAAGGTTGTATATTGCCGGCCAGACAGTTAAATCAATGGCGGCATTTGCTAATATAAAGAAAATATGCGAGGACCATCTCAAAGGAAAGTATTCAATTAAGATAATTGATATATTGGCCAATCCCAGGCTTGCTAAAGGGGATCAGATACTGGCTATCCCAACGCTTGTAAAGCGGTTACCTCCTCCCTTAAGAAAGATCATAGGCGATTTCTCTAACACACAAAAAGTTCTTATAGGCTTAGATATAGTGCCGAAAACTTAG
- a CDS encoding BamA/TamA family outer membrane protein — protein sequence MPQRKRISIIFAVGLVFLFSSPSLAENTVKTRIASIRFSGIKELKAGDIKMIMDTKFPGWLPFAKKPALDEGILKSDMKNIETYYQSNGYFDASAGYTIMKDKKKAVAKIIIGIIEGRPSLTEKITLSMTGKDKELISTLYGLVTLERGKRFRYELYETSKKNIQDRLKNNGYGTSSVAGKALVNKQAHSVDIEYSVDEGLLQRFGAVTLNGNKSVREKDITAELAFKPGDVFSNTKIDQSRENIFNLSVFRLVSVTPVISSASAIVPINIAMEEGDKRQIRLGLGYATEAKVRTSVQWSRYYLWGRPRTLTLGALYSSIEQNITGTVIQPYFIDRKNSLSVTSALDKEVVPSYTNEKISSQLQVKRNLQNNFSIFTAYNLEVNRPVDLHDTLLSDILTATPGSSYYISSLSAGLNYSFVDNPAYPSHGSTYSLYFEPATFLLGSEVDYFKGVMETHLYGTLFRELIAASRIKIGFIRPNRFTTDIPIFKRFFTGGSYSVRGYGFQQIGPKDPEGNPLGGQYLIEGNIELRFPIKGNFKGVVFVDSGDIYQSSFSFNTYSLNYGVGTGVRYITPIGPLGIDLAFPAENYRNVDLGSYHFYLTIGQGF from the coding sequence ATGCCTCAACGCAAAAGAATATCTATCATTTTTGCAGTAGGATTGGTTTTTTTATTTTCATCGCCTTCGCTCGCTGAAAATACCGTAAAAACACGTATAGCTAGTATAAGATTTTCAGGCATAAAAGAACTTAAGGCCGGTGACATCAAAATGATAATGGATACAAAATTCCCGGGTTGGCTGCCATTCGCTAAAAAACCCGCGCTGGATGAAGGCATCTTGAAAAGCGATATGAAGAACATAGAAACGTATTATCAGTCAAACGGATACTTTGACGCTTCGGCCGGCTATACAATAATGAAGGATAAAAAAAAGGCGGTCGCAAAGATAATTATCGGTATTATCGAAGGCCGGCCGAGCCTGACAGAAAAAATAACTTTGAGCATGACAGGCAAGGATAAAGAACTTATATCAACCTTGTACGGTCTAGTAACGCTTGAAAGAGGGAAACGTTTCAGGTATGAGCTTTACGAAACGTCAAAAAAAAATATACAGGATCGCCTTAAAAACAACGGTTACGGAACTTCCTCCGTGGCAGGCAAGGCTCTTGTAAATAAGCAGGCTCACTCAGTAGATATAGAGTATTCCGTTGATGAGGGCCTGCTCCAGAGATTCGGCGCTGTGACACTAAACGGCAATAAGAGCGTAAGAGAAAAAGATATAACGGCGGAGCTGGCTTTTAAACCGGGTGATGTATTCTCGAACACAAAGATCGACCAGAGCCGTGAAAACATATTCAATCTGAGTGTTTTCCGCTTGGTGTCCGTAACTCCGGTAATTAGTTCGGCTTCCGCGATCGTTCCAATAAATATCGCGATGGAAGAAGGTGACAAGAGGCAGATCAGGCTTGGGCTGGGTTATGCTACAGAAGCCAAAGTCAGGACAAGCGTCCAATGGAGCCGCTATTACCTCTGGGGCAGGCCCAGGACTCTGACCCTGGGGGCATTGTACTCTTCTATAGAACAGAACATTACAGGTACTGTCATCCAACCATATTTTATAGACCGAAAGAACAGCTTGAGCGTTACAAGCGCCCTGGACAAAGAAGTCGTTCCGAGTTACACGAACGAAAAGATATCTTCGCAACTACAGGTAAAAAGGAATTTACAAAATAACTTTTCGATTTTTACGGCCTACAACCTGGAAGTGAACAGGCCGGTGGACCTGCACGACACTCTTCTTTCTGACATACTTACCGCGACCCCGGGTTCATCGTATTACATTTCGAGCCTATCCGCGGGCTTGAACTATTCTTTTGTAGACAACCCCGCTTACCCGTCTCACGGTTCCACCTATTCGCTTTACTTTGAACCAGCCACGTTCCTGCTCGGGTCGGAAGTTGATTACTTTAAAGGTGTCATGGAAACCCATCTCTACGGCACTCTTTTTAGAGAACTGATAGCCGCATCCAGGATCAAGATAGGATTCATCAGGCCAAACCGTTTCACTACCGATATACCGATATTCAAGAGATTTTTCACAGGCGGGAGCTACAGTGTCAGGGGCTACGGGTTCCAACAGATCGGGCCTAAGGATCCGGAAGGAAACCCTCTGGGCGGGCAGTACCTGATTGAAGGTAACATAGAGCTCCGTTTCCCGATCAAGGGCAATTTTAAGGGCGTGGTTTTTGTGGACTCAGGCGATATTTACCAGTCAAGTTTTTCTTTTAATACTTACAGCCTCAACTACGGCGTAGGTACAGGCGTAAGATACATTACACCCATAGGCCCCCTGGGGATTGACCTGGCGTTCCCAGCTGAAAATTACCGTAACGTAGATCTCGGGTCATATCACTTTTACCTGACCATAGGGCAAGGATTTTGA
- a CDS encoding response regulator: protein MIKPIIYVVDDNTSVCRALSLLLKSHGFAVETFTCAADFLAFKHFKLPSCLVSDIQMPDMSGLDLQEAMTLRELAIPIVFITGHGNIPMSVKGMKAGAVDFLPKPFTEKKLLGAVTLAISKSKILNKEFAEISKIKQRIKTLSPRELEVFHLVTKGMLSKQIAYKRGTSLQTIKVHRGRVMQKMQATTVTELIHFAQKAGIISSKS, encoded by the coding sequence ATGATTAAACCTATCATCTATGTTGTTGACGATAATACTTCTGTGTGCAGAGCCCTATCCTTATTGTTAAAATCACATGGGTTTGCGGTTGAGACATTTACCTGTGCAGCCGATTTTTTAGCTTTTAAACATTTTAAATTGCCGTCGTGCCTGGTAAGCGACATACAAATGCCGGATATGAGCGGGCTTGACCTTCAAGAGGCAATGACACTTCGAGAGCTTGCTATACCCATTGTTTTTATAACCGGACACGGGAATATCCCGATGAGCGTGAAAGGCATGAAGGCAGGAGCTGTTGATTTTCTTCCCAAACCCTTTACCGAGAAGAAACTGCTTGGCGCCGTGACGCTTGCAATTTCAAAAAGCAAAATTCTAAACAAAGAATTCGCCGAAATATCAAAAATTAAGCAACGCATCAAAACCTTGTCCCCGCGGGAACTGGAAGTTTTTCATTTGGTAACCAAGGGGATGCTGAGCAAACAGATCGCCTACAAGAGGGGGACTTCCCTTCAGACAATAAAAGTCCACCGCGGCAGAGTCATGCAGAAGATGCAGGCTACAACCGTAACAGAACTTATCCACTTCGCCCAAAAAGCAGGCATTATTTCTTCCAAAAGTTAG
- a CDS encoding PAS domain-containing protein, which yields MQKNSIKNSLEQKTEKKQKEKYVLKLFVSGLTPKSQKAIANIKKLCRECLEGRHDLEIIDIYQNPKLAKDWHIIAAPTLIKEFPEPSRRFIGDMSNIEKLLVGLGLAPKEKNKTLGNESRKEITAGTLKENEKLSLRLSEVEETLNAIRKGNVDALVVTGHKGEKVFTFKGADYAYRILVETMNEGAATLTSDGTVMYCNKRLSQMLGVPIKRITGNSIKEFIQPQDLAKYNSIIAQGLLGSSSGEVTVRRKDETILSMHISCSPLKIDNAGVCIVFTDITLIKQKELMINTQREELLHVTRVGKLAEFVSSLAHEISQPLTSILSYAQAAKRMLAGKATELEKILSYIIDDDQRASEVIQRLRSLLKKGRPEIKPLDVNTLINETMILSSTDAIVRNTLIKLQLESGLPLVQGDRIQLQQVLLNLISNSFDAMEDNKGPREIAIRTSQKVLKGTDAIMVAVKDSGSGITAQNMPKLFTHFFTSKPDGLGMGLSISRSIIEAHGGRLYAENNPERGVTFYFTIPVKTKDSR from the coding sequence ATGCAAAAAAATAGTATAAAAAACTCTCTCGAACAGAAGACTGAAAAAAAACAAAAAGAAAAATATGTGCTAAAGCTTTTTGTGTCCGGATTAACTCCAAAATCTCAAAAGGCAATAGCGAATATAAAGAAACTGTGCCGTGAATGCCTGGAAGGACGGCATGATCTTGAGATAATCGATATTTATCAGAATCCAAAATTAGCCAAAGACTGGCATATTATTGCAGCACCTACCTTAATTAAGGAGTTTCCTGAGCCTTCGCGAAGATTTATCGGAGATATGTCAAATATCGAAAAGCTTCTTGTGGGCCTGGGTTTAGCGCCAAAAGAAAAGAATAAGACACTCGGAAATGAGAGCAGAAAAGAAATCACTGCCGGAACATTAAAGGAAAACGAGAAGCTGAGCCTTAGGCTCAGTGAAGTGGAAGAAACTCTAAATGCCATACGAAAAGGTAATGTTGATGCGCTTGTGGTAACCGGGCATAAAGGCGAAAAAGTCTTTACTTTTAAAGGCGCTGATTATGCCTATCGCATCCTTGTAGAAACCATGAATGAAGGCGCAGCTACACTTACTTCCGATGGTACAGTGATGTATTGTAATAAGCGCTTGTCACAAATGCTTGGGGTTCCGATTAAAAGAATTACCGGCAACTCGATAAAAGAATTTATTCAACCGCAAGATCTTGCCAAATATAACTCAATAATAGCACAAGGGTTGTTGGGTTCAAGCAGCGGAGAAGTTACGGTCAGGAGAAAAGATGAAACAATCTTATCTATGCATATCTCTTGCAGCCCTCTGAAAATAGATAATGCCGGGGTCTGTATAGTTTTTACAGACATTACTTTGATAAAGCAGAAAGAGTTAATGATCAACACACAGCGCGAGGAGCTTTTACACGTTACCAGGGTGGGGAAACTTGCTGAATTTGTCTCGTCTCTGGCTCATGAGATAAGCCAGCCTCTTACGTCCATCCTTTCCTACGCCCAGGCTGCCAAACGTATGCTTGCCGGCAAGGCCACCGAATTAGAGAAAATACTGTCATATATTATTGATGATGACCAGCGGGCAAGTGAGGTTATCCAGCGATTACGGTCACTATTGAAGAAGGGCAGGCCTGAAATAAAACCTCTTGATGTAAATACTCTTATTAATGAGACTATGATCCTTAGCTCAACTGATGCTATTGTAAGGAACACTTTAATAAAACTTCAGCTGGAGAGCGGCCTTCCTCTTGTCCAGGGCGACAGGATACAACTGCAACAGGTCCTACTGAACCTTATAAGCAATAGCTTTGATGCCATGGAGGACAATAAAGGCCCTCGAGAAATAGCGATCCGCACATCGCAAAAGGTACTGAAAGGCACTGATGCGATCATGGTGGCGGTAAAGGATTCCGGAAGCGGGATCACTGCGCAAAATATGCCTAAGCTCTTTACTCACTTTTTCACCAGCAAACCGGATGGGTTGGGCATGGGGTTGTCTATCAGCCGTTCCATTATCGAGGCGCATGGCGGACGATTATATGCAGAAAATAATCCTGAACGCGGTGTAACGTTCTATTTCACCATTCCAGTTAAGACAAAGGATTCTCGATGA
- a CDS encoding YihY/virulence factor BrkB family protein: protein MKLHFHNISNIFKTAYKEWMEKDPLRESAVIAYYSIFSLPGLLVVITTLAGYLFGRDTVSDHVTAQITATLGADTAEQIKSMITTAGELKNNTLATVIGVVTIIIGATGVFAQFQKSLNIIWEVKADPSKSGIWNLIRVRLFSFGLLVSVAFMLIVSLVISATLAAFGNWLSGHFSNSFFMTLEIFNFILSLSILSVLFAFMFKYIPDAKIKWRHVWIGSLVTAFLFEIMKFGLGLYFGQVNPGLGYGAAGSVILIMIWASYSSMIVFYGAQFTRAYAKQYSGRVLPSEIAKSTPR from the coding sequence ATGAAGCTGCATTTTCATAATATTTCTAATATTTTTAAAACCGCCTATAAAGAATGGATGGAAAAAGACCCGTTACGTGAAAGCGCCGTGATCGCGTACTATTCGATCTTTTCGCTGCCGGGGCTGCTTGTGGTGATAACAACGCTTGCCGGGTACCTGTTCGGGCGCGATACAGTGAGCGACCATGTGACAGCCCAGATCACGGCTACTCTTGGGGCAGACACAGCGGAACAAATTAAGAGTATGATCACAACAGCAGGCGAATTAAAGAACAACACCCTGGCAACAGTGATAGGGGTGGTAACGATCATTATAGGCGCAACAGGAGTATTTGCGCAGTTCCAAAAATCATTAAACATTATCTGGGAAGTAAAGGCAGACCCTTCTAAGTCGGGTATTTGGAATTTAATCAGAGTGCGGTTGTTTTCATTCGGCCTGTTAGTTTCTGTTGCGTTCATGCTAATCGTATCTCTTGTGATCTCCGCAACACTTGCGGCTTTCGGTAATTGGCTGTCAGGCCATTTTTCTAATTCATTTTTCATGACGCTTGAGATATTCAATTTCATTTTATCCTTGAGTATTCTCTCCGTGTTATTCGCGTTTATGTTCAAATACATTCCGGATGCAAAAATAAAATGGCGGCATGTATGGATCGGCTCGCTTGTTACCGCCTTTCTGTTTGAGATCATGAAATTTGGCCTGGGGTTATATTTTGGGCAAGTAAACCCTGGCCTGGGGTACGGCGCAGCAGGTTCTGTCATCTTGATCATGATCTGGGCCTCTTATTCTTCTATGATAGTTTTTTACGGTGCGCAGTTTACACGAGCCTATGCCAAGCAATATTCAGGCAGGGTGCTTCCTTCTGAAATTGCAAAGTCAACACCCCGTTAG
- a CDS encoding translocation/assembly module TamB domain-containing protein, with translation MHIILKISKYLLLSVAVIAIAAVVFVETGYFKSYLKNTLASQIGPITGGRFTVNKISGNVFTGITLEEVRLAGAGGQVFYSEKIEAFYSLPALMAGRYYFNNITLTSPSFTISQDSALRWSYSGLFPSSKSGAGNSVLLREVRINNGTVSVKFRNKPAVIEITNINLSASAAINGDTTNVGITTLSAKSTRPALDIKAVSGSVQVKGRDLNIKGLRLSTEYSKLSIDGTIKHMARPVFDINIDCPEGSLKDISALDPRIRPIGAFSSNIKLTGGLDELKIVQSFKYNSLKIDNEALFRPEVPSLVVNSRITGLKPCDIMPVFAVYKKEACPTGELSLDISIQAQGRNLDGLRSSVSVKIHPSKFAGFSVGESTITAVIAKRLVSLNADIEVFREHFAIAALGLAGEKAFRLDKLKVESAHFGLSSKGVMGYGRNEALDMTYNLKQVDLGFVSVFLDSVKMEGILSSTGSLKGTLSSSDISAELEGRDLLFSGLAADSVKAKVSLKGFKLPPDGTADVQITGFKAGGTAFDNISILAQNRENTGLVKLRAGTNTNVEFLANAGFKETGKSIFLFDINKISVSAGTSTWSNDGDIKIEASSKQIKVESLRISNGPQLITASGVIGSLKNMNMDLRVKNADTRGLGLLTGIDIPLEGIVNADIGIEGSYLSPHISGTVDIVNAEARGLSFDKIPAKLKYAEKNLKFEARVENKGKTLFSVEGAVPVDLSLGPVKKRIQRTGLRVSIKNTGLGFDILPGITEQVRSSSGKIQADILIEGDPMSPKIKGNIGITGGTLTLAATEAEYHDINASIELDNNEILLRHFTLKSGDGNAELTGKIMLKGFVPADAELKLACRDFKVMNTNIFTGSIDSDIKIKGLYAAGNVTLTQGVVNIPSHTRVVLSEIEFIKTDRGGAVMTVPSATASPEFYKLLSLDLHVLAPGKTWVYAQNVSAEVKGDLDITKKKNGPMSYAGEINALRGIYKINERPLSITRAKIIPRGSDFLTSLINAKASCVIGDVSIDVLLGGTLDNPIITFQSDPSMERKDIIAYLAFGAQSTKLSQSQSASLQNTSFDVMAGFAEKDIKGMVSKVVPIDELTLKPSEGSWGVGKNITDRLTAKYEWRSGQDESPQTLLDYKLDKHYSLNSQLGDPKTSGVDLFWKFDY, from the coding sequence ATGCATATAATACTTAAGATATCCAAATACTTACTTTTGTCTGTGGCTGTGATCGCTATTGCCGCGGTTGTTTTTGTCGAAACAGGGTATTTTAAAAGTTATTTAAAAAATACTCTGGCCTCTCAAATAGGACCTATTACCGGGGGGAGATTTACCGTTAACAAAATAAGCGGCAACGTCTTTACCGGCATAACTCTTGAGGAGGTCAGGCTCGCAGGGGCCGGCGGACAGGTGTTCTACTCCGAAAAGATCGAAGCCTTTTACTCCTTACCCGCACTCATGGCAGGCAGGTATTATTTCAATAATATTACCCTGACAAGTCCATCTTTTACCATATCGCAGGACTCAGCCCTCCGCTGGAGTTACAGCGGGCTTTTTCCATCTTCGAAAAGCGGCGCAGGCAACTCTGTCTTGTTAAGAGAAGTCCGCATAAACAACGGCACTGTATCGGTGAAATTCAGGAACAAGCCGGCGGTTATAGAGATAACAAACATTAACCTTTCTGCGTCAGCTGCTATCAATGGAGATACTACTAATGTAGGCATTACCACGCTTAGCGCAAAAAGCACAAGGCCTGCTCTAGATATAAAGGCCGTTAGCGGCAGTGTGCAGGTCAAGGGCCGAGACCTGAATATAAAAGGGCTCCGTTTAAGTACAGAGTATTCGAAACTCAGTATTGACGGAACTATAAAGCATATGGCCAGGCCTGTATTTGACATCAATATTGACTGCCCTGAGGGTTCTCTCAAGGATATCTCGGCGCTGGACCCGCGAATAAGGCCTATAGGAGCGTTCTCCAGTAATATAAAGCTCACGGGCGGCCTTGACGAACTTAAAATAGTCCAATCTTTTAAATATAACTCACTTAAGATAGATAACGAAGCGCTCTTTCGGCCCGAGGTACCCAGTCTAGTGGTAAATAGCAGGATCACAGGCCTTAAGCCGTGCGACATAATGCCAGTTTTTGCGGTATACAAAAAAGAAGCCTGCCCGACAGGCGAGCTCTCTTTGGATATCAGTATACAGGCTCAAGGCAGAAATTTAGACGGACTCCGCTCAAGCGTTTCGGTAAAGATCCATCCTTCAAAGTTCGCGGGCTTCAGCGTAGGTGAAAGCACCATAACCGCGGTTATCGCAAAGAGGCTTGTTTCATTGAACGCAGATATCGAAGTTTTTAGAGAGCATTTTGCCATCGCTGCCCTGGGTTTGGCAGGCGAAAAAGCTTTCAGGCTCGATAAACTTAAGGTAGAGTCGGCCCATTTTGGGCTTTCTTCTAAAGGGGTTATGGGTTATGGCAGGAACGAAGCTCTCGATATGACCTACAACCTTAAACAGGTTGACCTCGGATTTGTATCTGTTTTCCTTGATTCAGTAAAAATGGAAGGCATTTTATCTTCTACCGGTAGCTTAAAGGGCACGCTATCTTCATCCGATATATCAGCTGAGCTGGAAGGCAGGGACCTGTTGTTTTCAGGGCTCGCCGCGGACAGTGTAAAAGCTAAAGTATCACTTAAAGGATTTAAACTGCCTCCTGACGGAACCGCAGATGTTCAGATAACCGGTTTTAAAGCCGGAGGAACGGCCTTTGACAATATATCTATCCTGGCGCAAAACAGGGAAAATACAGGTTTAGTTAAACTTAGAGCAGGAACGAATACTAACGTAGAATTTCTTGCTAATGCAGGTTTTAAAGAGACAGGCAAAAGTATTTTTCTCTTTGACATTAACAAAATAAGCGTTTCTGCCGGTACATCTACTTGGTCCAATGACGGCGATATAAAAATAGAGGCCTCATCAAAACAAATAAAAGTTGAGTCTCTGCGGATATCAAACGGCCCTCAGCTCATAACAGCAAGCGGAGTGATAGGCAGCTTAAAGAATATGAACATGGATCTTAGAGTAAAGAATGCGGACACAAGAGGGCTCGGCTTATTGACCGGAATAGATATTCCGCTGGAAGGGATTGTAAACGCAGATATAGGAATAGAAGGCAGTTACCTTTCACCTCATATATCAGGCACTGTTGATATAGTAAATGCTGAGGCAAGAGGTTTATCGTTCGATAAAATACCAGCAAAGCTCAAATACGCGGAAAAAAATCTCAAGTTCGAAGCGCGGGTTGAAAATAAGGGTAAGACGCTTTTTTCAGTGGAAGGCGCGGTCCCTGTGGACCTGTCTCTCGGCCCGGTAAAGAAACGCATCCAGCGTACAGGCCTCAGGGTTTCTATTAAGAACACCGGGCTTGGCTTTGATATCCTTCCCGGGATAACAGAACAGGTCAGATCATCGTCCGGAAAGATACAGGCTGATATCCTTATCGAGGGCGACCCCATGTCCCCAAAGATCAAGGGAAATATCGGCATAACCGGCGGGACTTTGACCCTTGCCGCGACTGAGGCCGAGTACCACGACATAAACGCCAGTATCGAGTTGGACAACAACGAGATATTATTGCGTCATTTCACCCTTAAAAGCGGAGATGGGAACGCCGAACTTACAGGAAAAATAATGCTTAAAGGCTTTGTTCCTGCGGATGCAGAATTGAAGCTGGCCTGCCGTGATTTCAAGGTAATGAACACAAATATTTTTACGGGAAGCATCGATTCAGATATAAAAATAAAAGGGCTTTATGCCGCAGGAAATGTGACCCTCACTCAAGGGGTAGTTAATATCCCGTCCCATACCAGGGTTGTATTGAGTGAGATAGAGTTCATAAAAACCGACCGGGGCGGAGCCGTAATGACGGTGCCGTCAGCTACAGCTTCCCCTGAGTTCTACAAACTGCTCAGCCTGGATCTCCACGTGCTGGCACCGGGAAAAACCTGGGTATATGCCCAGAACGTATCAGCCGAGGTAAAAGGTGACCTGGATATAACAAAAAAAAAGAATGGTCCCATGTCCTATGCCGGAGAGATCAACGCATTGCGCGGTATCTATAAGATAAACGAGAGGCCCCTTTCTATAACCAGAGCGAAGATCATTCCCAGAGGATCGGATTTCCTGACTTCACTGATCAATGCAAAAGCATCCTGTGTCATTGGGGATGTTTCTATAGACGTGTTACTTGGAGGCACGCTGGATAACCCTATAATAACTTTTCAAAGCGACCCGTCCATGGAGCGCAAAGACATCATAGCATACCTTGCTTTCGGAGCCCAGTCCACCAAACTGTCGCAGTCGCAGAGCGCTTCTCTGCAGAATACGTCTTTCGATGTAATGGCCGGGTTCGCAGAAAAAGACATCAAAGGAATGGTCAGCAAGGTCGTTCCTATAGATGAGTTGACCCTTAAGCCTTCCGAAGGCTCCTGGGGCGTGGGCAAGAATATAACGGACAGGCTTACGGCAAAATACGAATGGCGTTCCGGCCAGGATGAGAGCCCCCAGACCTTGCTGGATTACAAATTAGACAAACATTACAGCTTAAATTCACAGCTCGGTGACCCGAAGACATCAGGAGTAGATCTGT